One genomic window of Roseateles sp. DAIF2 includes the following:
- a CDS encoding flagellar basal body protein codes for MAISLSTALSGMSAAQERLRASAHNVANLNTANFRSERVELASQPEGGVVAQTQRVQQAQMSAEVSAERELVEQRSATYSFVANLRVLQTQLQASGTLLDIKV; via the coding sequence ATGGCCATCAGCCTCTCCACCGCCTTGTCCGGCATGTCCGCCGCCCAGGAGCGGCTGCGCGCCTCGGCCCACAATGTGGCGAATCTGAACACCGCCAATTTCCGGTCGGAGCGGGTCGAACTGGCCAGCCAGCCCGAGGGCGGCGTCGTGGCCCAGACCCAGCGGGTCCAGCAGGCCCAGATGTCCGCCGAGGTGTCGGCCGAGCGCGAGCTGGTCGAGCAGCGCAGCGCCACTTACAGCTTCGTGGCCAACCTGCGGGTGTTACAGACTCAGCTGCAAGCCAGCGGAACTTTGCTGGACATCAAGGTTTAA
- a CDS encoding 3-keto-5-aminohexanoate cleavage protein, which produces MDEKAILTCALTGVLTDPRQHPVPVTPAQMAAEARAAFEAGAAVMHVHLRRQEPGQGHLPSWEPELAEAVVDAIRAACPGVIINLTSGVIGPDIAGPATCIRRVRPEIAACNAGSLNYLKLKEDWNWAWPPLLFDNPVAKVQAFLDVMRESGTRPEFECFDVGILRSVGMYLKAGMFTGVPACNLVMGVASGMPVDAELLALLPRWLAPGAVWQTTLIGRAEIWPVHQKTAELGGMLRTGLEDTFYLPDGRRARSNGELIEALAQCARKAGRGIASPAEARALLGLT; this is translated from the coding sequence ATGGACGAGAAGGCGATCCTCACCTGCGCGCTTACCGGCGTGCTGACCGACCCGCGCCAGCATCCGGTGCCGGTGACGCCCGCGCAGATGGCCGCCGAGGCGCGCGCGGCCTTCGAGGCCGGCGCTGCGGTGATGCATGTGCATCTGCGCCGCCAGGAGCCGGGCCAGGGCCATCTGCCGAGCTGGGAGCCGGAGCTGGCCGAGGCGGTGGTCGACGCGATCCGCGCCGCCTGCCCGGGCGTGATCATCAACCTGACGAGCGGCGTGATCGGGCCCGACATTGCCGGGCCGGCCACCTGCATCCGGCGCGTGCGGCCCGAGATCGCGGCCTGCAATGCCGGCAGCCTGAACTACCTGAAGCTGAAGGAGGACTGGAACTGGGCCTGGCCGCCGCTGCTGTTCGACAACCCGGTGGCGAAGGTGCAGGCCTTTCTGGACGTGATGCGCGAGAGCGGCACGCGGCCCGAGTTCGAATGCTTCGATGTCGGCATCCTGCGTTCGGTCGGCATGTACCTGAAGGCCGGCATGTTCACTGGCGTGCCGGCCTGCAATCTGGTGATGGGCGTGGCCTCGGGCATGCCGGTCGATGCCGAGCTGCTGGCCCTGCTGCCGCGCTGGCTGGCGCCGGGCGCGGTCTGGCAGACGACCCTGATCGGCCGTGCCGAGATCTGGCCGGTGCATCAGAAGACCGCCGAGCTGGGCGGCATGCTGCGCACGGGTCTGGAGGACACCTTCTACCTGCCCGACGGCCGCCGGGCGCGGAGCAATGGCGAGCTGATCGAGGCGCTGGCGCAATGTGCGCGCAAGGCCGGGCGCGGCATCGCCAGTCCGGCCGAGGCACGGGCGCTGCTGGGATTGACCTAG
- a CDS encoding MerR family DNA-binding transcriptional regulator encodes MDRRAKAAALEMLADTSAGAPQERLWGITELCAEFALSPRAIRFYEDKGLLAPRRINGARVYGQRERARLKIIQRAKAIGSSLDEIKHFLDLYGAHGEGRARQLQWTLERTGAAIAELEEKRSHIDATLAELRLINESVRQQLAAQETTKR; translated from the coding sequence ATGGACAGGCGGGCCAAGGCCGCGGCGCTGGAAATGCTGGCCGACACGAGCGCGGGCGCGCCGCAGGAGCGGCTGTGGGGCATCACCGAGCTCTGCGCCGAGTTCGCACTGTCGCCGCGCGCGATCCGCTTCTACGAGGACAAGGGCCTGCTGGCGCCGCGCCGCATCAACGGCGCGCGGGTCTACGGCCAGCGCGAGCGCGCGCGGCTGAAGATCATCCAGCGCGCCAAGGCGATCGGCTCCTCGCTGGACGAGATCAAGCATTTCCTCGACCTCTACGGCGCCCATGGCGAGGGTCGGGCCCGGCAACTGCAATGGACGCTGGAGCGCACCGGCGCCGCGATCGCCGAGCTGGAGGAGAAGCGCAGCCATATCGACGCCACCCTGGCCGAGCTGCGCCTGATCAACGAGAGCGTGCGCCAGCAGCTGGCCGCGCAGGAGACGACGAAACGATGA
- a CDS encoding acyl-CoA dehydrogenase family protein, with product MSLPLFPSSWMSDEHRMLQDGVARFFSERWVPRAAAWREAGMMGRDTWLEAGAQGLLCASMPERYGGAGGDFGHDAVILLEQAKANLSGFGGGLHSAIVAPYILHHGSEAQKQRWLPRMARGELVGAIAMTEPGTGSDLQSVATRARREGDHYRLSGQKVFITNGQNANLVIVVCRTGAEAGAKGLSLLVAEVEHEDGSLVEGYRRGRNLDKIGMKAQDTSELFFDEVRVPVANLLGGAGGQEGLGFAQLMQELPQERLIIAVSAVGAMERALAEALAYTKERRAFGKPVWEFQNTRFKLAEVQSQLLAARALVDACIAAHLQGQLDPARAALAKAWTTDLACQVMDECLQLFGGYGYMMEYPIAELYADARVARIYGGTNEIMKELASRFM from the coding sequence ATGAGCCTGCCCCTGTTCCCCTCGAGCTGGATGAGCGACGAGCACCGCATGCTGCAGGACGGCGTGGCGCGCTTCTTCAGCGAGCGCTGGGTGCCGCGCGCCGCCGCCTGGCGCGAGGCCGGCATGATGGGCCGCGACACCTGGCTGGAGGCCGGCGCCCAGGGCCTGCTGTGCGCCTCGATGCCCGAGCGCTACGGCGGCGCCGGCGGCGACTTCGGCCATGACGCGGTGATCCTGCTGGAGCAGGCCAAGGCCAACCTCAGCGGCTTCGGCGGCGGCCTGCATTCGGCCATCGTCGCGCCCTACATCCTGCACCATGGCAGCGAGGCCCAGAAGCAGCGCTGGCTGCCGCGCATGGCCCGCGGCGAGCTGGTCGGCGCGATCGCGATGACCGAGCCCGGCACCGGCTCCGACCTGCAGAGCGTCGCCACCCGCGCCCGGCGCGAGGGCGACCATTACCGGCTCTCCGGCCAGAAGGTCTTCATCACCAACGGCCAGAACGCCAACCTCGTCATCGTGGTCTGCCGCACCGGCGCCGAGGCCGGCGCCAAGGGCCTGTCGCTGCTGGTGGCCGAGGTCGAACACGAGGACGGCAGCCTGGTCGAGGGCTACCGCCGCGGCCGCAACCTCGACAAGATCGGCATGAAGGCACAGGACACCTCGGAGCTGTTCTTCGATGAGGTCCGGGTGCCCGTCGCCAACCTGCTGGGCGGCGCGGGCGGGCAGGAGGGCCTGGGCTTCGCCCAGCTGATGCAGGAACTGCCGCAGGAGCGTCTGATCATCGCGGTCAGCGCCGTCGGCGCGATGGAGCGCGCGCTGGCCGAGGCGCTGGCCTATACCAAGGAGCGCCGCGCCTTCGGCAAGCCGGTCTGGGAGTTCCAGAACACCCGCTTCAAGCTGGCCGAGGTGCAGAGCCAGCTGCTGGCCGCGCGCGCCCTGGTCGACGCCTGCATCGCCGCCCATCTGCAGGGTCAGCTGGACCCGGCCCGCGCCGCGCTGGCCAAGGCCTGGACCACCGACCTGGCCTGCCAGGTGATGGACGAATGCCTGCAGCTGTTCGGCGGCTACGGCTACATGATGGAGTACCCGATCGCCGAGCTCTATGCCGACGCGCGGGTGGCGCGCATCTACGGCGGCACCAACGAGATCATGAAAGAGCTGGCCTCGCGCTTCATGTGA
- a CDS encoding biotin carboxylase N-terminal domain-containing protein has product MFDKILIANRGEIACRVIRTARALGYRTVAVYSDADARALHVREADEACRIGPAPAAQSYLDIDALIAAARCSGAGAVHPGYGFLSERADFARACEAAGLVFIGPSADCIAAMGDKARAKALMAAAGVPCLPGVEATPELAARLGFPLLVKALAGGGGRGMRIVRGAEELAAALDDARREAESAFGDGRLMLERLVARGRHVEVQVFGDAHGGLVHLGERDCTTQRRRQKLIEESPSPALDAAQREALLRDALRAARAVDDYRGAGTVEFIVDIDSGAHFFLEMNTRLQVEHPVTELRTGLDLVEWQLRVAAGEPLPLRQEQIRFEGHAIEARLCAEDPHAGFAPQTGRIARWRPQFAERPGLLRIDGGVAEGDAITPFYDPLLAKLIAHGRDRAEALRRLDAALLDAPLLGVVNNGPFLRGLLRHPDFRAGAWSTGVLDAGNWPAPRPDAPDWLAAAALLALGEPVDGPPRPAGLVQQDLTLACRGETRRWRVAVVGRQVRLEAPGEARSVEVLGPDEQGRERLLIEGHLIRRAVCRLGPATLQLAGEAGIYSFAEPALGRTAAADEGTDPGRARAPVAGLVSRLLVAPGEAVAEGQALLSLEAMKMETWITAGRAGRVRALFVGPRDAVAAGALLLELED; this is encoded by the coding sequence ATGTTCGACAAAATCCTCATTGCCAACCGCGGCGAGATCGCCTGCCGTGTGATCCGCACGGCGCGGGCGCTGGGCTACCGCACGGTGGCGGTCTACAGCGATGCCGATGCCCGGGCGCTGCATGTGCGCGAGGCCGATGAGGCCTGCCGCATCGGCCCGGCGCCGGCCGCGCAGAGCTATCTGGACATCGATGCGCTGATCGCGGCGGCGCGGTGCAGCGGGGCCGGGGCGGTGCATCCGGGCTATGGATTCCTGTCCGAGCGCGCGGACTTCGCGCGCGCCTGCGAGGCCGCGGGCCTGGTCTTCATCGGCCCCTCGGCCGACTGCATCGCGGCGATGGGCGACAAGGCGCGCGCCAAGGCCCTGATGGCGGCCGCCGGCGTGCCCTGCCTGCCGGGCGTCGAGGCCACGCCCGAACTGGCCGCGCGCCTGGGCTTCCCGCTGCTGGTCAAGGCGCTGGCCGGGGGCGGCGGGCGCGGCATGCGCATCGTGCGCGGCGCCGAGGAGCTGGCGGCGGCGCTGGACGATGCGCGGCGCGAGGCCGAGAGCGCCTTCGGCGATGGTCGGCTGATGCTGGAGCGCCTGGTCGCGCGCGGCCGGCATGTCGAGGTGCAGGTGTTCGGCGATGCCCATGGCGGCCTGGTGCACCTGGGCGAGCGCGACTGCACGACGCAGCGCCGGCGCCAGAAGCTGATCGAGGAATCCCCGTCGCCGGCGCTCGATGCGGCACAACGCGAGGCCCTGCTGCGCGACGCGCTGCGTGCGGCCCGCGCGGTGGACGACTACCGCGGTGCCGGCACGGTGGAGTTCATCGTCGACATCGACAGCGGCGCGCATTTCTTCCTGGAGATGAACACGCGGCTGCAGGTCGAGCATCCGGTCACCGAGCTGCGCACCGGGCTGGACCTGGTCGAGTGGCAACTACGCGTCGCGGCCGGTGAACCGCTGCCGCTGCGCCAGGAGCAGATCCGCTTCGAGGGCCATGCGATCGAGGCGCGGCTGTGCGCCGAGGATCCCCATGCGGGCTTCGCGCCGCAGACCGGGCGCATCGCCCGCTGGCGGCCGCAGTTTGCCGAGCGGCCGGGCCTGCTGCGCATCGACGGCGGCGTGGCCGAGGGCGACGCGATCACGCCCTTCTACGATCCGCTGCTGGCCAAGCTGATTGCCCATGGCCGCGACCGGGCGGAGGCGCTGCGGCGCCTGGATGCGGCCTTGCTGGATGCGCCGCTGCTGGGCGTGGTCAACAACGGCCCCTTCCTGCGCGGGCTGCTGCGCCATCCCGACTTCCGTGCCGGCGCCTGGTCGACCGGTGTGCTGGATGCCGGCAACTGGCCGGCGCCGCGGCCCGATGCGCCGGACTGGCTGGCCGCCGCCGCCCTGCTGGCCCTGGGCGAGCCCGTGGACGGGCCGCCGCGGCCGGCCGGGCTGGTGCAGCAAGACCTGACCCTGGCCTGCCGGGGGGAGACGCGGCGCTGGCGGGTGGCGGTGGTCGGCCGTCAAGTGCGGCTGGAGGCGCCGGGCGAGGCGCGATCGGTGGAGGTGCTGGGGCCGGACGAACAGGGGCGCGAGCGGCTGCTGATCGAGGGGCATCTGATCCGCCGCGCCGTCTGCCGCCTCGGGCCGGCCACACTGCAGCTGGCCGGCGAGGCGGGCATCTACTCCTTCGCGGAGCCGGCGCTCGGCAGGACGGCCGCGGCGGATGAGGGGACTGACCCGGGCCGCGCCCGCGCGCCGGTCGCCGGCCTGGTGTCACGCCTGCTGGTGGCGCCCGGCGAGGCGGTGGCCGAGGGCCAGGCCTTGCTGAGCCTCGAGGCGATGAAGATGGAGACATGGATCACGGCGGGGCGTGCCGGGCGCGTCCGCGCCCTGTTCGTGGGCCCGCGCGACGCGGTCGCGGCCGGCGCGTTGCTGCTGGAGCTGGAGGACTGA
- a CDS encoding acyl-CoA dehydrogenase family protein — MEWNSEQRALYELVARFVEQELDPDVPAWEAAEQFPAHAVFRKLGALGLLGLKYPEAYGGQGLDFGYSMVMAEALGRCACAGVPMAIGVHTDMCTPALARFGSDALRREFLAPSIAGELVGCLGVSEPGGGSDVAALQTRARKAGGDYLISGSKMWITNGMQADWCCLLANTGEGPAHRNKSLIVVPMDAPGITRQKIRKIGMNASDTAQLFFDEVRVPQQYRIGEEGAGFGYQMLQFQEERLWGAASTLANLDRLIDLTIAYTHERQAFGRPLLDNQVLHFRLAELRCEVEALRALSYRAAAQYVAGQDVTRLASMAKLKAGRLSREVADSCLQYWGGMGYTWDNPISRSYRDGRLVSIGAGADEVMLGIICKLEGTLPKGGH; from the coding sequence ATGGAGTGGAACAGCGAACAGCGCGCGCTCTACGAGCTGGTGGCGCGCTTCGTCGAGCAGGAGCTCGATCCCGATGTGCCGGCCTGGGAGGCGGCCGAGCAGTTCCCGGCGCATGCGGTGTTCAGGAAGCTCGGCGCGCTGGGCCTGCTGGGCCTGAAATATCCCGAGGCCTATGGCGGCCAGGGTCTGGATTTCGGCTACTCGATGGTGATGGCGGAGGCGCTGGGCCGCTGCGCCTGCGCCGGCGTGCCGATGGCCATCGGCGTGCATACCGATATGTGCACGCCGGCGCTGGCGCGCTTCGGCTCGGATGCGCTGCGGCGCGAGTTCCTGGCGCCGTCGATCGCCGGCGAGCTGGTCGGCTGCCTGGGCGTGTCGGAGCCGGGCGGCGGCTCCGATGTGGCAGCGCTGCAGACCCGCGCGCGCAAGGCGGGCGGCGACTACCTGATCAGCGGCAGCAAGATGTGGATCACCAATGGCATGCAGGCCGACTGGTGCTGCCTGCTGGCCAACACCGGCGAGGGGCCGGCGCATCGCAACAAGAGCCTGATCGTGGTGCCGATGGACGCGCCGGGCATCACCCGGCAGAAGATCCGCAAGATCGGCATGAACGCCTCCGACACCGCCCAGCTCTTCTTCGACGAGGTGCGCGTGCCGCAGCAGTATCGGATCGGCGAGGAGGGCGCGGGCTTCGGCTACCAGATGCTGCAGTTCCAGGAGGAGCGGCTGTGGGGCGCGGCCTCGACCCTGGCGAACCTGGACCGGCTGATCGACCTGACGATCGCCTACACCCACGAGCGCCAGGCCTTCGGCCGACCGTTGCTGGACAACCAGGTGCTGCATTTCCGCCTGGCCGAGCTGCGCTGCGAGGTGGAGGCCCTGCGCGCGCTGAGCTACCGCGCGGCGGCGCAGTACGTGGCCGGGCAGGACGTGACCCGGTTGGCCTCGATGGCCAAGCTGAAGGCCGGCCGCCTGAGCCGCGAGGTGGCGGACAGCTGCCTGCAGTACTGGGGCGGCATGGGCTACACCTGGGACAACCCGATCAGCCGGAGCTACCGCGATGGTCGCCTGGTCTCGATCGGCGCCGGCGCCGACGAGGTGATGCTCGGCATCATCTGCAAGCTCGAGGGCACCTTGCCCAAGGGTGGGCATTGA
- the ylqF gene encoding ribosome biogenesis GTPase YlqF produces MAIQWFPGHMNSTRYAIKERMKAGLDVVIELLDARLPGSSRNPLLAQLTEGKPSLKLLNKQDLADPACTADWLAHYNALPETRAIGLDASVTAPAKALMSACRELAPNRGGMAKPLRVLICGIPNVGKSTLINTLMGKRAAKTGDEPGITKIEQKLVLENDFYLFDTPGMLWPKITVPQVGFNLAASGAIGRNAFVEEEVAVELLAYLRLHYAPLLLERYKLEVDPTLSDEELLEQLGRKRGAVLSGGRVNLQKAAEILMYEFRQSTLGRITIETPEEFAAWTASGEAAEIQRLEEQKARKAARKARR; encoded by the coding sequence ATGGCCATTCAATGGTTCCCGGGTCATATGAACTCGACCCGTTACGCGATCAAGGAACGCATGAAGGCGGGTCTGGACGTGGTGATCGAGCTGCTGGACGCCCGCCTGCCCGGCTCCAGCCGCAACCCGCTGCTGGCACAGCTGACCGAGGGCAAGCCGAGCCTGAAGCTGCTGAACAAGCAGGACCTGGCCGATCCGGCGTGCACCGCGGACTGGCTGGCGCACTACAACGCCCTGCCCGAGACCCGCGCGATCGGCCTGGACGCCAGCGTCACCGCGCCCGCCAAGGCCCTGATGAGCGCCTGCCGCGAACTGGCGCCGAACCGCGGCGGCATGGCCAAGCCGCTGCGGGTGCTGATCTGCGGCATCCCCAACGTCGGCAAGTCCACCCTGATCAACACCCTGATGGGCAAGCGCGCCGCCAAGACCGGCGACGAGCCCGGCATCACCAAGATCGAGCAGAAGCTGGTGCTGGAGAACGATTTCTACCTGTTCGACACGCCGGGCATGCTGTGGCCCAAGATCACCGTGCCCCAGGTCGGCTTCAACCTGGCCGCCAGCGGCGCTATCGGGCGCAATGCCTTCGTCGAGGAGGAGGTCGCGGTCGAGCTGCTGGCCTATCTGCGCCTGCATTACGCCCCGCTGCTGCTGGAGCGCTACAAGCTGGAGGTCGACCCGACCCTGTCCGACGAGGAGCTGCTGGAGCAGCTCGGCAGGAAACGCGGCGCGGTGCTGAGCGGCGGCCGGGTCAATCTGCAGAAGGCGGCCGAGATCCTGATGTACGAGTTCCGCCAGAGCACCCTGGGCCGCATCACGATCGAGACGCCCGAGGAATTCGCCGCCTGGACCGCCAGCGGCGAGGCGGCCGAGATCCAGCGCCTAGAAGAGCAGAAGGCCCGCAAGGCCGCGCGCAAGGCCCGGCGCTAG
- a CDS encoding acyl-CoA carboxylase subunit beta, translating to MSAIVSRLDPRSAAFHANAQRMAERLAEVRALEARVVAESERRRERFEARGQLLPRERVARLLDRGSGFLELSSLAGLGLHDDDGRETVLGGGAIVGIGRVAGKRVLVSASDSGIKGGTVPPLGLKKALRAQQIALENRLPLIHLVESGGANLLYQAEMFVEGGRSFANQARLSAAGIPQIAVVHGSSTAGGAYLPALSDYLVLVRQRSQIFLAGPPLVKAAIGEDASEEELGGAALHAGTTGLGDYLAEDDAEAIALVRELLDKLPWDGAASAPEAPRPLYPAEELLGIVPAEEREPYDARELIARLVDASDWLEFKPLYGAETLCGHARIEGHALGILANNGPIQPQGSRKAAQFIQLCDQAGLPLLFLQNTSGYMVGREAEAQGAVKHGAQMIQAVATARVPKFTLLVGGSFGAGNYGMCGRGFDPRFIFSWPSARAAVMGGAQAARVMELVERSKLARAGRPVDEAALAAASERLCARIERESHVLFGTARLWDDGVIDPRDSRAVLGLCLALAAEARARVLRPNAFGVARF from the coding sequence GTGAGCGCCATCGTCTCGCGGCTAGACCCGCGCTCGGCCGCCTTCCACGCCAATGCGCAGCGCATGGCCGAGCGCCTGGCCGAGGTGAGGGCGCTGGAGGCGCGGGTGGTGGCCGAGTCGGAGCGCCGGCGCGAGCGCTTCGAGGCGCGGGGTCAGCTCTTGCCGCGCGAGCGGGTGGCGCGGCTGCTGGATCGGGGCAGCGGCTTTCTGGAGCTGTCCAGCCTGGCGGGGCTGGGTCTGCATGACGACGACGGGCGCGAGACGGTGCTGGGCGGCGGCGCCATCGTCGGCATCGGCCGGGTGGCGGGCAAGCGGGTGCTGGTCTCGGCCAGCGACAGCGGCATCAAGGGCGGCACCGTGCCGCCGCTGGGGCTGAAGAAGGCGCTGCGCGCGCAGCAGATCGCGCTGGAGAACCGGCTGCCGCTGATCCATCTGGTGGAGAGCGGCGGCGCCAATCTGCTGTACCAGGCCGAGATGTTCGTCGAGGGCGGGCGCAGCTTCGCGAACCAGGCCCGGCTCTCGGCCGCCGGCATCCCGCAGATCGCGGTGGTGCATGGCTCGTCGACCGCCGGCGGCGCCTACCTGCCGGCGCTGTCGGACTATCTGGTGCTGGTGCGGCAGCGCTCGCAGATCTTCCTGGCCGGCCCGCCGCTGGTGAAGGCCGCGATCGGCGAGGACGCCAGCGAGGAGGAATTGGGCGGCGCGGCCCTGCATGCCGGCACGACCGGCCTGGGCGACTACCTGGCGGAGGACGATGCCGAGGCGATCGCGCTGGTGCGCGAGCTGTTGGACAAGCTGCCCTGGGACGGCGCCGCCTCGGCGCCAGAGGCGCCGAGGCCCTTGTACCCGGCCGAGGAGCTGCTGGGCATCGTGCCGGCCGAGGAGCGCGAGCCCTATGACGCGCGCGAGCTGATTGCGCGCCTGGTCGACGCATCCGACTGGCTGGAGTTCAAGCCGCTCTACGGCGCCGAGACCCTGTGCGGCCATGCCCGCATCGAGGGCCATGCGCTGGGCATCCTGGCCAACAACGGGCCAATCCAGCCGCAGGGTTCGCGCAAGGCGGCGCAGTTCATCCAGCTCTGCGACCAGGCCGGGCTGCCGCTGCTGTTCCTGCAGAACACCAGCGGCTATATGGTCGGGCGCGAGGCCGAGGCGCAGGGCGCGGTCAAGCATGGGGCGCAGATGATCCAGGCGGTGGCGACCGCCCGCGTGCCCAAGTTCACCCTGCTGGTGGGCGGCTCCTTCGGCGCCGGCAACTACGGCATGTGCGGGCGCGGCTTCGATCCGCGCTTCATCTTCAGCTGGCCCTCGGCGCGCGCCGCGGTGATGGGCGGCGCCCAGGCGGCGCGGGTGATGGAGCTGGTGGAGCGGAGCAAGCTGGCGCGCGCGGGCCGGCCCGTCGACGAGGCCGCGCTGGCCGCCGCGAGCGAGCGGCTGTGCGCGCGCATCGAGCGCGAGTCGCATGTGCTGTTTGGTACCGCGCGGCTGTGGGACGACGGCGTGATCGACCCGCGCGACAGCCGCGCGGTGCTGGGCCTGTGCCTGGCCCTGGCGGCCGAGGCGCGGGCGCGCGTGCTGCGGCCGAATGCCTTCGGCGTGGCGCGCTTCTGA
- a CDS encoding HD-GYP domain-containing protein, whose product MLKTIPTHQLRLGMFLHQLTGSWMNHPFWRSRFLLRDARDIERIREAGIQEVVIDTALGLDVAPEAPAEAAPPPIAPSPAADTPAAAPPLPEPHPAIASAGPEYTAALDVSRRSLGAVVELFTQARLGQALDAQTCVPVVEDVMSSVSDKPNALISISRLKTVDDYTYMHAVATCALMVGLARQMGLPDDKVREAGLAGLLLDVGKAAITAIEPELLSKPGRLSDEEMALLRTHAKRGHEMLVKEGGFSAAVLDAVLHHHERIDGSGYPDALAGARIAPLARMAAICDVYDAVTSRRPYRAPWDPGEAMRHMAQAKGQFDPMIFQHFVKALGIYPVGSLVRLQSNRLAVIVAQGKDSLLKPRIKVFYTAEEQHRLSPAFELDLADPDAADKIVGVEPPASWRFQDLDQLWLE is encoded by the coding sequence GTGCTGAAAACGATCCCCACCCACCAGCTGCGCCTGGGCATGTTTCTCCACCAGCTGACTGGCTCGTGGATGAACCATCCCTTCTGGCGCTCGCGCTTCCTGCTGCGCGACGCGCGCGACATCGAGCGCATCCGGGAGGCCGGCATCCAGGAAGTGGTGATCGACACCGCGCTCGGCCTGGACGTCGCGCCGGAAGCGCCCGCCGAGGCCGCGCCCCCGCCCATCGCGCCATCGCCGGCCGCCGACACCCCGGCAGCCGCCCCACCGCTGCCGGAGCCCCATCCCGCGATCGCCAGCGCCGGGCCCGAATACACCGCGGCGCTGGATGTGAGCCGCCGCTCGCTGGGCGCCGTGGTAGAGCTGTTCACCCAGGCCCGCCTCGGCCAGGCGCTCGACGCGCAGACCTGCGTGCCGGTGGTCGAGGACGTGATGAGCTCGGTCAGCGACAAGCCGAATGCGCTGATCAGCATCTCCCGGCTCAAGACCGTGGACGACTACACCTATATGCATGCGGTGGCCACCTGCGCGCTGATGGTCGGCCTGGCGCGGCAGATGGGCCTGCCCGACGACAAGGTGCGCGAGGCCGGCCTGGCCGGGCTGCTGCTGGACGTCGGCAAGGCCGCGATCACCGCGATCGAGCCCGAGCTGCTGAGCAAGCCCGGCCGGCTCAGCGACGAGGAAATGGCCCTGCTGCGCACCCATGCGAAGCGCGGCCACGAGATGCTGGTCAAGGAGGGCGGCTTCAGCGCCGCGGTGCTGGACGCGGTGCTGCACCACCATGAGCGCATCGACGGCAGCGGCTATCCCGACGCGCTGGCCGGTGCCCGCATCGCGCCGCTGGCGCGCATGGCGGCGATCTGCGATGTCTACGACGCGGTCACCTCGCGCCGCCCCTACCGCGCCCCCTGGGATCCGGGCGAGGCGATGCGCCACATGGCCCAGGCCAAGGGTCAGTTCGACCCGATGATCTTCCAGCATTTCGTCAAGGCGCTGGGCATCTACCCGGTCGGCTCGCTGGTACGGCTGCAGTCGAACCGGCTGGCGGTGATCGTCGCCCAGGGCAAGGACTCGTTGCTAAAGCCCAGGATCAAGGTGTTCTACACCGCCGAGGAGCAGCACCGCCTGAGCCCGGCCTTCGAGCTGGACCTGGCCGACCCGGACGCGGCCGACAAGATCGTCGGCGTCGAGCCGCCGGCCTCCTGGCGCTTCCAGGACCTGGACCAGCTCTGGCTGGAGTGA
- a CDS encoding ferredoxin--NADP reductase, protein MSAFNEEQVLSVRHWTDRLFSFTTTRDAAFRFQNGHFTMLGLKVEGRPLLRAYSVASANHEEHLEFFSIKVQDGPLTSRLQHLQPGDKLLIGRKPTGTLLTDYLHPGKNLWMLATGTGLAPFLSLIRDPNTYERFEKVILVHGCRHVNELAYQDLITKELHEHEFLGEFASQQLLYYPTVTREPFRNQGRITNLLEEGKIEADLGLPKLDVANDRVMICGSPAMLKDLKHLLESRGFDEGSTQTPGHFVIERAFAEQ, encoded by the coding sequence ATGAGTGCTTTCAACGAAGAACAGGTGCTGAGCGTCCGTCACTGGACCGACCGGCTTTTCAGCTTCACCACCACCCGCGACGCCGCCTTCCGCTTCCAGAACGGCCATTTCACGATGCTGGGCTTGAAGGTCGAGGGCCGCCCGCTGCTGCGCGCCTACAGCGTGGCCAGCGCCAACCATGAAGAGCATCTGGAGTTCTTCAGCATCAAGGTGCAGGACGGCCCGCTGACCTCGCGCCTGCAGCATCTGCAGCCGGGCGACAAGCTGCTGATCGGCCGCAAGCCCACCGGCACCCTGCTGACCGACTACCTGCATCCCGGCAAGAACCTGTGGATGCTGGCCACCGGCACCGGCCTGGCCCCCTTCCTGAGCCTGATCCGCGATCCGAACACCTACGAGCGCTTCGAGAAGGTGATCCTGGTGCACGGCTGCCGCCATGTGAACGAGCTGGCCTACCAGGACCTGATCACCAAGGAACTGCACGAGCATGAGTTTCTGGGCGAGTTCGCCAGCCAGCAGCTGCTGTACTACCCGACCGTGACCCGCGAGCCCTTCCGCAACCAGGGCCGCATCACGAACCTGCTGGAAGAGGGCAAGATCGAGGCCGACCTGGGCCTGCCCAAGCTGGACGTGGCCAACGACCGCGTGATGATCTGCGGCAGCCCGGCGATGCTGAAGGACCTGAAGCATCTGCTGGAGTCGCGCGGCTTCGACGAGGGCTCGACCCAGACCCCGGGCCATTTCGTGATCGAACGCGCCTTCGCCGAGCAGTAA